In one Neobacillus sp. WH10 genomic region, the following are encoded:
- a CDS encoding exonuclease SbcCD subunit D — protein MKFIHTADWHLGKLVHGVYMTEIQREVLEQFVAIVAEEKPDAVVIAGDLYDRSVPPTDAVELLDEILFKINVELKTPVVAIAGNHDSAERLSFGSSWYKYNHFYLSGKLSNSFKPIQIAGVNFFLVPYAEPGVVRQLLEDDSIHSHQDAMKAIIGKMEDSINPNEPNILVGHAFVLGGQTSDSERVLSVGGSGCVGAQIFDPFSYTALGHLHSPDAIRHNKVKYSGSLLKYSFSEAKQNKSISIIEMDEKGNFTHRYRSLTPKHDMRELEGHLEELLDPYFYEKERIDDYLKITLLDEGALIDPINKLRQIYPNVLHLERKIDITDLKKKQSFNALRSEKKSDIELFEQFYSEMTTSEFTSEKREVMTDIIEKVLKERNAL, from the coding sequence ATGAAATTTATCCATACAGCCGACTGGCATTTAGGCAAGCTGGTTCATGGTGTCTATATGACGGAAATTCAACGGGAAGTTCTCGAGCAATTCGTAGCAATTGTTGCTGAAGAGAAGCCGGATGCGGTGGTTATTGCAGGTGATCTATATGATCGTTCCGTACCGCCGACAGATGCTGTTGAGTTACTTGATGAAATCCTTTTTAAAATTAATGTTGAGCTAAAAACGCCAGTTGTGGCGATTGCCGGAAATCATGATAGTGCCGAGCGGCTCTCGTTTGGCAGTTCTTGGTACAAATATAACCATTTTTATCTTTCGGGTAAATTATCGAATAGCTTTAAGCCCATACAAATAGCTGGAGTAAATTTCTTTCTTGTACCATATGCTGAACCCGGAGTCGTCCGCCAGCTCCTCGAGGATGATTCTATCCATTCCCATCAAGATGCGATGAAGGCCATTATCGGTAAAATGGAAGATTCCATTAATCCGAATGAACCTAACATATTGGTCGGTCATGCATTTGTATTAGGCGGTCAAACCTCTGATTCTGAACGGGTATTATCTGTCGGGGGTTCAGGGTGCGTAGGTGCTCAAATTTTCGACCCTTTCTCCTACACGGCACTTGGCCATTTACACAGTCCTGATGCTATCAGGCATAACAAAGTAAAATATTCAGGCTCTCTCTTAAAATATTCTTTTTCCGAAGCAAAACAAAATAAGTCGATCTCGATTATTGAAATGGATGAAAAAGGAAATTTCACCCATCGATACCGGTCGCTTACACCAAAACATGACATGCGGGAGCTAGAAGGGCATTTGGAGGAGCTGCTTGATCCCTATTTTTATGAAAAAGAACGAATCGATGACTATTTAAAAATTACTTTACTCGATGAAGGTGCGTTAATCGATCCAATTAATAAATTGCGGCAGATTTACCCGAACGTTCTCCATCTAGAGCGGAAAATTGATATCACTGATCTGAAGAAAAAACAGTCTTTTAATGCTCTCCGAAGTGAGAAAAAGTCGGATATTGAGTTGTTTGAACAATTTTATTCAGAAATGACAACTTCTGAATTTACGAGTGAAAAAAGAGAAGTAATGACTGATATTATTGAAAAAGTGCTGAAGGAGAGGAACGCACTATGA
- a CDS encoding FAD-binding dehydrogenase gives MNYDVIVVGAGLAGLVAASELADADKKVLLLDQEPEASLGGQAWWSFGGLFLVDSPEQRRMGIKDSRELAWQDWLGAAGFDREEDEDYWGKQWAKAYVDFASGEKRKWLYDLGVRFFPVVGWAERGGYLAEGHGNSVPRFHIVWGTGPGLVKPFEDRVRKAMANGLVDYRPRHRVNELLTEKGAVIGARGEILVPSSVPRGESSSRDVAGDFEFHAKAVMVTSGGIGGNHELIRKNWPARLGEAPKNMISGVPQHVDGRMLAITEKAGGRIVNRDRMWHYTEGIKNWDPVWPMHGIRILPGPSSLWLDATGKRFPAPNFPGFDTLGTLDAIMKTGYDYSWFILTQKIIEKEFALSGSEQNPDLTGKSIKKVLARVLPGPTSPVKAFMDKGEDFVIANTLPELVAGMNKLTGDNLLNLEDIERQIVARDREIDNKFTKDLQITAMRGARNYLGDKLIRVASPHKILDAKMGPLIAVRLNMVSRKTLGGLQTDLSGRVLDSSGNPVPGLFAAGEVSGFGGGGIHGYRSLEGTFVGGCLFTGRQAGRALAKDLES, from the coding sequence TTGAATTATGATGTAATCGTTGTGGGTGCTGGACTCGCTGGTTTAGTGGCAGCGTCTGAGCTTGCGGATGCAGATAAGAAAGTACTCCTTTTAGACCAAGAACCGGAAGCATCTCTTGGCGGACAGGCATGGTGGTCCTTTGGCGGGTTATTTCTCGTCGATTCACCGGAACAGCGAAGGATGGGGATTAAGGATTCGCGTGAACTTGCCTGGCAGGACTGGTTAGGAGCAGCAGGTTTTGATCGGGAAGAAGACGAGGATTACTGGGGAAAACAGTGGGCAAAGGCCTATGTTGACTTCGCATCAGGTGAAAAGCGCAAATGGCTATATGATTTGGGGGTTCGTTTCTTTCCAGTAGTAGGCTGGGCTGAACGCGGGGGCTATCTTGCAGAAGGACACGGCAACTCTGTTCCGCGGTTTCACATCGTTTGGGGAACAGGTCCTGGTCTTGTTAAACCATTTGAAGATAGAGTCCGAAAAGCAATGGCTAATGGTCTTGTTGATTATCGCCCACGCCATCGAGTGAATGAATTATTGACGGAAAAAGGTGCCGTCATCGGGGCACGCGGGGAAATACTTGTTCCAAGTTCGGTTCCTCGCGGCGAATCAAGTTCCCGCGATGTGGCTGGAGATTTTGAATTCCATGCGAAAGCTGTGATGGTCACTAGTGGAGGTATTGGAGGCAACCATGAACTGATTAGAAAAAATTGGCCGGCGCGACTTGGCGAGGCTCCAAAAAATATGATTTCAGGTGTTCCACAGCATGTTGACGGACGAATGCTAGCAATAACAGAGAAGGCTGGCGGTCGTATCGTCAATCGAGATAGAATGTGGCATTATACAGAAGGCATAAAAAACTGGGACCCGGTTTGGCCAATGCATGGTATCCGGATTCTTCCTGGTCCGTCCTCTTTATGGCTCGATGCCACAGGGAAGCGTTTCCCTGCACCAAACTTCCCAGGCTTCGACACTTTAGGAACCCTTGATGCCATTATGAAGACTGGTTATGATTATTCATGGTTCATTTTAACGCAGAAAATCATTGAAAAAGAGTTTGCCTTGTCAGGGTCGGAGCAAAATCCGGATTTGACTGGAAAGAGTATTAAAAAGGTATTAGCTCGTGTGCTGCCAGGGCCGACATCTCCTGTAAAAGCATTTATGGATAAAGGTGAGGATTTTGTTATCGCCAATACTTTGCCGGAACTTGTTGCCGGGATGAACAAACTTACCGGGGATAACTTGTTAAACCTGGAAGATATCGAACGGCAGATTGTTGCTAGAGACAGAGAAATTGATAATAAATTTACGAAAGATCTGCAAATAACCGCGATGCGCGGTGCACGGAATTATCTTGGTGATAAACTTATTAGGGTTGCTTCACCCCATAAAATTCTTGATGCAAAAATGGGTCCATTAATTGCTGTCCGTTTAAACATGGTTAGTCGAAAAACGCTTGGCGGGCTTCAAACTGATTTATCTGGCAGAGTTCTAGATTCATCTGGAAACCCAGTCCCGGGTCTATTTGCTGCTGGTGAGGTTTCCGGGTTTGGCGGGGGTGGCATTCATGGATATCGTTCACTGGAGGGAACATTCGTCGGCGGCTGCCTGTTTACAGGAAGGCAAGCCGGGCGTGCACTTGCAAAGGATTTAGAATCATAA
- a CDS encoding cold-shock protein gives MKNGKVKWFNSEKGFGFIEAEDGNDVFVHYSAIQTEGFKTLEEGQEVSFEVVEGARGPQAANVTKK, from the coding sequence ATGAAAAACGGTAAAGTAAAATGGTTTAACTCAGAAAAAGGTTTCGGATTTATCGAAGCTGAAGATGGTAACGACGTATTCGTTCATTATTCTGCAATCCAAACAGAAGGTTTCAAAACTTTAGAAGAAGGTCAAGAAGTTTCTTTCGAAGTTGTTGAAGGAGCTCGTGGACCACAAGCTGCTAACGTAACTAAGAAATAA
- a CDS encoding DUF2812 domain-containing protein yields the protein MIKKICRPFWSYDVQKTEKWLSSMAENGYFLIKINRVSRCFFFQQGKPKKLTYRIGFDKMQGETLSRGLMAEGWTKVLRTGNWFVTSNEKSPEQIKTSSVREGIIKHNRIVKYIFGGVVFYFLIMAVFFLSISGLILFSADSQVEVVESPYWIFTYLYFCVLIAIFILGLYSVVKINRTNKKLLNEKINRDELFRKTQGKGKLNKAEEKKLKRSGQLVIKRKLGWMYAPDKLEQWLEKMEEQGFNLYRVSRAGTTFHFFVGHPRKVSYCADYQNIADESYFDIHRDAGWYNVFQSYGSLQKWSIWSREYSEGEARLQIYSDKTNQLKHARKIGIAYTCLFLPLIIAYLFNIGLGLEMISHNKLDKLQIFSMVIMFIAILSFGSYSIRTWMYYWRLKKQVG from the coding sequence GTGATCAAAAAAATTTGCAGGCCTTTCTGGAGTTATGATGTACAAAAAACAGAAAAATGGCTCTCGTCTATGGCGGAAAATGGGTATTTTTTAATCAAGATCAATCGAGTATCACGGTGTTTTTTCTTTCAACAAGGTAAGCCTAAAAAGCTAACGTACCGAATTGGATTTGATAAAATGCAAGGGGAGACACTATCAAGAGGGTTAATGGCAGAGGGATGGACCAAGGTCTTACGTACGGGTAACTGGTTTGTCACGTCTAATGAAAAGTCACCGGAGCAAATTAAAACCTCTTCTGTCCGGGAAGGAATAATTAAACATAATCGAATCGTAAAGTATATTTTTGGAGGTGTAGTATTTTATTTTTTGATTATGGCAGTATTCTTTCTAAGCATCTCTGGGCTAATTTTATTTTCAGCAGATTCCCAAGTTGAGGTAGTAGAAAGTCCATATTGGATATTCACCTATTTATATTTTTGTGTTTTAATAGCTATTTTCATTCTTGGACTATATTCAGTGGTTAAAATTAATCGGACAAATAAAAAATTACTGAATGAAAAAATAAATAGAGATGAACTTTTCAGGAAGACTCAAGGTAAAGGCAAACTAAACAAAGCGGAAGAAAAGAAATTAAAGCGATCAGGGCAATTGGTTATTAAAAGAAAACTAGGCTGGATGTATGCTCCTGATAAGTTAGAACAGTGGCTCGAGAAAATGGAGGAACAAGGATTTAATCTCTACCGCGTTAGTAGGGCGGGAACAACCTTCCATTTCTTTGTAGGGCATCCGCGAAAGGTAAGTTATTGTGCAGATTATCAAAACATTGCTGATGAGAGCTACTTTGATATCCACAGGGATGCAGGCTGGTATAATGTATTTCAGTCCTATGGATCATTGCAAAAATGGTCGATCTGGAGCCGCGAATATTCTGAAGGCGAAGCCCGCCTACAAATTTACAGTGATAAAACCAATCAATTAAAACATGCAAGAAAGATCGGTATCGCCTATACATGCTTGTTCCTCCCTTTAATCATTGCCTATTTGTTTAATATAGGGTTGGGATTAGAAATGATTAGTCATAACAAACTAGATAAATTGCAAATTTTTAGTATGGTTATTATGTTTATAGCAATTCTGTCTTTTGGGAGCTATTCAATCAGGACATGGATGTATTACTGGAGATTAAAAAAGCAGGTTGGTTGA
- a CDS encoding TIGR04190 family B12-binding domain/radical SAM domain protein yields the protein MYDLVLLHPPTVYDFRKEMLFTGPISDVVPSSPVFEMYPIGLTSIGDYLERFGLKVKIINIANRMLLNPNFDVEKKIRKIKTKAFGIDLHWLPHAHGSVELAKIIKKYHPDTPVMFGGLSSTYFHKELIEYPCIDFVMRGDTTEKLILMLLNKLEKNEESFFDIPNLTWKKEGLYHFNEMSYVPDSLDDYNLPGYRYIIRSVFKYFNLLDPLPYKGWLHYPNTAILTSKGCTYNCLICGGSKDAYALNCNRKKLVMRSPKKMLEDIALIQRFTRAPIFLLNDIRQGGKDYVDEFLTGLEKMDLKNEIVFELFNYADEEFFKRLNKAMPKYSIELTLESADEDIRKYNGKLPCTNDKVIEMLQYALKHDCAKIDLFFMTGIPNQDYESAMRNVDFCEIIHKECGGNAGISYFVAPLSPFLDPGSPAFENPEKYGYKKFCHKLEDFRAAMKQPSWKNMLSYETNKMTREDIVRATYDSALKLNEFKYKNNIITKDVYDEVAVKIKKSVEFLKRLDELALLPVDEQKIEMAKIKEEVDKINRHSICGKNELKWEVKKLFADFPSLTLIGLELLVKDIIKGVRCRFGKIDRNIVVMPNTQSGNIEK from the coding sequence ATGTATGATTTGGTATTGCTGCATCCACCTACTGTTTATGATTTCCGTAAAGAGATGCTGTTTACTGGTCCAATCAGTGATGTGGTTCCTTCTTCCCCTGTGTTTGAAATGTACCCGATTGGCTTAACCAGCATTGGGGATTATTTAGAACGTTTTGGATTAAAAGTGAAGATAATTAATATCGCCAATCGGATGCTTCTAAATCCCAATTTTGATGTAGAAAAGAAAATCAGAAAAATAAAGACTAAAGCGTTTGGAATTGATCTTCATTGGCTGCCGCACGCTCATGGCAGTGTAGAACTTGCAAAGATTATAAAGAAGTATCATCCAGATACCCCAGTTATGTTCGGAGGACTTTCCAGCACTTATTTTCACAAGGAGCTTATTGAATATCCTTGTATTGATTTCGTGATGCGGGGTGATACAACTGAAAAGCTAATTCTCATGCTTCTTAATAAATTGGAGAAAAACGAGGAGAGTTTTTTTGATATACCCAATCTTACATGGAAAAAAGAGGGTTTATATCATTTCAATGAAATGTCCTATGTCCCAGATAGTCTAGATGATTATAATTTACCTGGCTACCGTTATATCATTAGATCTGTTTTTAAGTATTTTAATCTATTAGACCCACTGCCATACAAGGGGTGGCTGCATTATCCGAATACAGCAATTTTAACTTCTAAAGGTTGTACATATAATTGTTTAATATGCGGCGGTTCAAAAGATGCTTACGCTCTTAACTGTAATAGGAAAAAGCTTGTGATGCGCTCTCCTAAGAAAATGCTTGAAGATATTGCGTTAATTCAACGATTTACCCGGGCACCCATTTTCCTGTTAAATGATATCAGGCAAGGCGGAAAAGATTACGTTGATGAATTCTTAACTGGTTTAGAAAAAATGGACTTGAAGAATGAAATCGTTTTTGAATTATTCAATTATGCAGATGAGGAATTTTTCAAACGGTTAAACAAGGCTATGCCTAAATATAGTATTGAACTTACGCTTGAATCAGCCGATGAAGATATTCGAAAATATAATGGAAAGCTGCCTTGTACAAATGATAAGGTTATCGAAATGCTGCAATATGCCCTAAAACATGACTGTGCTAAGATTGATTTATTCTTTATGACGGGAATACCTAATCAAGATTATGAAAGTGCTATGAGGAATGTGGATTTTTGTGAAATTATTCACAAAGAGTGTGGTGGAAATGCAGGTATTTCTTACTTTGTCGCACCGCTTTCACCATTTCTTGATCCAGGAAGTCCAGCTTTTGAAAATCCGGAAAAATATGGCTATAAAAAATTCTGCCATAAACTTGAGGACTTCCGTGCGGCAATGAAGCAGCCTTCATGGAAGAATATGCTGAGCTATGAAACGAACAAAATGACAAGGGAAGACATTGTCCGAGCAACATATGATTCTGCCTTAAAATTAAATGAATTTAAATACAAAAATAACATTATTACAAAAGATGTTTATGATGAAGTGGCAGTTAAAATCAAAAAATCGGTCGAATTCCTCAAACGATTGGACGAACTGGCACTTTTACCAGTAGATGAGCAAAAGATTGAAATGGCAAAGATTAAGGAAGAGGTAGACAAAATCAATCGTCATAGCATCTGTGGAAAGAATGAACTTAAGTGGGAGGTTAAAAAGCTATTTGCCGATTTTCCATCGTTAACGTTGATTGGCTTGGAATTACTAGTGAAGGACATTATTAAAGGAGTAAGGTGCCGGTTTGGAAAAATCGACAGAAATATTGTTGTAATGCCAAACACACAGAGTGGGAATATTGAGAAGTAA
- a CDS encoding SMC family ATPase, translating into MKPLKLMMQAFGPYAGREEIDFTQLGSRTMFVISGKTGAGKTTIFDAISYAIYGKASGEDRNGPELRSQFAADDLLTEVSLDFSLRNKVYSITRSPQQLKKKEKGDGHTSIGAKAELFIWDEHGEKKLLASKISDVEEKIKEIMLIDANQFRQILMIPQGEFRKLLTSDSKDKEVILQRLFHTQLYKMVEEKLKLEATELKKSVEDQVQARNEAIHRIHAVTNEGLLEYMNADSVNDTIIMPLLQAEIAGMGEMLEQFINQINEKGQTHDKLKVKLFEAESILKQLQTKEVLKEQKTRLVAQEEMFTEKEKQVQRAQKAALLAKQEELCHRLKREVDQFQENVNSIKIEIEKLVGLSKQYEQQLQNEMEREGERQAVLDEINRLGNMKEDVYSFTSLQKETAIKDAELKSIKEKQFQFEKNLKQLEERITTLIQQKEEIEKGKIIFFENESKIEKLKVELERFEKYEFLLVRHQKEEQKLKAITGRYENTAARFRDARVLVEDLEKNWMHGQATILAAKLQAGEACPVCGSEHHPSPAIQHSGHIPTEEELKAAKEQAAKWEQEKSNDEAKFYQCQSDERAQKQAVLELLQEIRNYRADFIEDNLSIVKSETVLAKDHLVQIQRKLSEQIKKLENVTVELEKSKSEKINLQNAIQQLAANVNDLTVQFTEKKTNLTRMMNIIPENLRSEAEYEKTLAASRSRHEILVKQLEDAQQRLQVVKEKLSNETARLQDAKAHLAGKQQELDIEREVFLNKLSEQGFEKYGMYAASKRTEGEIRSLESEIRSYREELRSVSDRLKELTDLLADVKTPDVEGLKLSLGELTSEIEVLNHQRTDVFVKKRDNEEIYSRVESLNEQMKMLEERYKLIGHLYEITKGQNNFRITFERYVLAAFLDDILREANIRLRKMTSGRFQLLRKTDRSKGNAQSGLELLVFDQYTGQERHVKTLSGGESFKASLSLALGLADVVQNYAGGVSLETMFIDEGFGTLDPESLDHAIEALMDIQSSGRLVGIISHVPELKERIDIRLEVIAGQTGSRTEFMFTN; encoded by the coding sequence ATGAAACCGTTAAAACTGATGATGCAAGCGTTTGGACCTTATGCAGGCAGGGAGGAGATTGACTTTACCCAGCTTGGAAGTAGAACGATGTTTGTAATTTCAGGAAAAACTGGTGCAGGAAAGACGACGATTTTTGATGCCATTAGTTATGCAATTTACGGAAAAGCAAGCGGTGAGGATCGCAATGGCCCTGAACTTCGAAGTCAATTTGCAGCCGATGATTTATTAACGGAGGTTTCTCTTGATTTTTCTCTTCGTAACAAGGTTTATTCTATTACTAGGTCACCACAACAATTGAAGAAAAAGGAAAAGGGTGACGGTCATACCTCAATAGGTGCTAAAGCAGAGTTGTTTATATGGGATGAACATGGCGAGAAAAAGCTGTTGGCTTCGAAAATCAGTGATGTCGAGGAAAAAATAAAGGAGATCATGTTGATCGATGCCAACCAGTTCCGCCAAATCTTAATGATTCCCCAAGGAGAATTCCGAAAGCTGTTAACATCTGATAGCAAGGATAAGGAAGTTATCCTTCAGCGGCTTTTCCATACACAGCTTTATAAAATGGTAGAAGAAAAGCTGAAGCTAGAGGCGACTGAGCTGAAGAAATCTGTTGAAGATCAGGTACAGGCTCGTAATGAGGCGATACACCGTATTCATGCAGTGACAAATGAAGGGCTCCTCGAATATATGAATGCGGACAGTGTAAATGACACCATTATCATGCCGCTCTTACAAGCAGAAATTGCCGGAATGGGTGAAATGTTAGAACAGTTTATCAATCAAATAAATGAAAAGGGTCAAACACATGACAAACTTAAGGTGAAGCTTTTTGAAGCTGAATCGATTTTGAAACAGCTGCAAACAAAAGAGGTCTTGAAGGAGCAGAAAACCCGTCTTGTCGCTCAGGAGGAAATGTTTACTGAAAAAGAAAAACAGGTTCAACGAGCACAAAAAGCTGCACTTTTAGCAAAACAAGAGGAGCTTTGCCACCGTTTAAAGCGCGAAGTTGACCAATTCCAGGAAAATGTGAATTCAATAAAAATAGAAATTGAAAAATTAGTCGGACTATCCAAACAGTATGAACAACAGCTGCAAAATGAAATGGAGCGTGAGGGCGAGCGGCAGGCTGTCCTTGATGAAATAAATCGATTAGGGAATATGAAAGAGGATGTTTATTCATTTACATCATTACAGAAAGAAACTGCGATTAAGGATGCTGAACTTAAATCTATAAAAGAAAAACAGTTTCAATTTGAAAAAAATCTTAAACAATTGGAAGAAAGAATAACAACCCTTATACAGCAAAAAGAAGAAATTGAAAAAGGGAAGATAATCTTTTTTGAAAATGAAAGTAAAATTGAAAAGTTGAAGGTTGAGCTAGAGCGCTTTGAAAAATATGAATTTTTGCTTGTGCGTCATCAAAAGGAGGAGCAAAAGCTTAAAGCAATAACCGGCCGTTATGAAAATACTGCTGCTAGATTTCGGGATGCTAGAGTCCTAGTTGAAGATTTAGAGAAGAATTGGATGCATGGGCAAGCCACCATTTTAGCGGCAAAACTACAAGCGGGAGAAGCTTGTCCTGTCTGCGGCTCAGAGCATCATCCGTCACCAGCCATTCAACATTCTGGTCATATACCGACTGAAGAGGAGTTGAAAGCTGCTAAGGAGCAAGCAGCAAAATGGGAACAAGAAAAGTCAAATGATGAAGCGAAATTTTACCAATGTCAATCAGATGAGAGAGCACAAAAACAAGCTGTTCTTGAATTACTTCAAGAAATCCGAAATTACCGAGCAGATTTTATTGAAGATAATTTATCAATAGTAAAAAGTGAGACAGTATTAGCTAAGGACCATCTAGTTCAAATTCAAAGAAAGCTTTCAGAACAGATTAAAAAGCTTGAGAATGTGACGGTTGAATTAGAAAAAAGTAAGTCTGAAAAGATAAATTTACAAAATGCTATTCAACAACTAGCGGCTAATGTGAACGATTTAACGGTTCAATTTACCGAAAAGAAAACCAATCTTACTAGGATGATGAACATCATTCCTGAAAACCTTCGGTCAGAAGCAGAATATGAAAAAACACTGGCAGCTTCTCGAAGCCGCCATGAAATATTGGTGAAACAATTAGAGGATGCACAGCAGCGCCTTCAAGTAGTTAAAGAAAAGCTTTCAAATGAAACAGCGAGATTACAAGATGCAAAAGCGCATCTTGCTGGGAAACAACAGGAGCTCGACATAGAACGTGAAGTTTTTTTAAATAAATTGTCAGAGCAGGGATTTGAAAAATATGGCATGTATGCAGCCTCTAAAAGGACAGAGGGAGAAATTCGCAGTCTTGAGTCTGAAATCCGCAGCTATAGGGAAGAATTGCGTTCTGTTTCAGACCGATTGAAAGAACTAACGGATCTATTGGCAGATGTGAAAACGCCAGATGTTGAGGGATTAAAGCTTTCGCTCGGTGAACTTACAAGTGAAATTGAAGTACTGAATCATCAGCGTACGGATGTATTCGTTAAGAAGCGGGATAACGAAGAAATTTATAGCAGGGTTGAAAGCTTGAATGAACAGATGAAGATGTTAGAAGAAAGGTACAAGCTAATTGGTCATCTATATGAGATTACTAAGGGACAAAATAACTTCCGAATTACCTTTGAACGGTACGTGCTTGCCGCCTTCCTTGATGATATTTTGCGAGAAGCTAATATCCGATTGAGAAAAATGACATCAGGACGTTTTCAATTATTAAGAAAAACAGACCGATCAAAAGGGAATGCACAAAGCGGCCTGGAATTACTTGTCTTTGATCAATACACAGGACAGGAACGCCATGTCAAAACCTTATCGGGCGGTGAAAGCTTCAAAGCCTCATTATCTTTAGCGTTAGGTCTTGCGGATGTGGTGCAAAATTATGCCGGAGGAGTATCGCTGGAGACGATGTTTATCGATGAAGGATTTGGTACGCTTGACCCTGAATCGCTTGATCATGCAATTGAAGCATTAATGGATATCCAGAGCAGCGGGCGTTTGGTCGGTATTATTTCACACGTGCCAGAACTTAAAGAACGGATTGATATCCGACTAGAGGTTATCGCAGGCCAGACTGGAAGTAGGACGGAATTTATGTTTACAAATTAA
- a CDS encoding HAD family hydrolase — protein sequence MIKAVIFDLDGTLLNRDATVQKFIDDQYERLNNWLGHIPKELYTSRFIELDCRGYTWKDKVYQQLINEFIIKGITWDRLLQDYLEKFKNHCIPFPNLISMLEDLKKKSYVMGIITNGKGQFQMDNIEALGIERYFKTILISEWEGIKKPNPEIFVKALKQLNVFANESAYVGDHPENDVIAAGKVGMKTIWKRDIQYEGSKGDFIIEDLREIPFIIEKLKGEIYVQ from the coding sequence ATGATCAAGGCTGTAATTTTCGATCTTGATGGAACTTTATTAAATCGAGATGCTACCGTTCAGAAATTTATCGATGATCAATATGAGCGATTAAACAATTGGCTTGGTCATATTCCCAAAGAATTGTATACATCAAGATTTATAGAATTGGATTGTCGTGGTTACACCTGGAAGGATAAAGTATATCAACAACTGATCAATGAATTTATTATTAAGGGAATTACTTGGGACAGGCTGCTTCAAGACTATTTAGAAAAATTTAAGAATCATTGTATTCCATTTCCGAATCTAATAAGTATGTTAGAAGATTTAAAAAAGAAATCATACGTTATGGGAATCATTACGAACGGAAAAGGACAGTTCCAGATGGACAATATTGAGGCTTTAGGTATTGAAAGGTATTTTAAAACAATTCTTATTTCCGAATGGGAGGGCATCAAAAAACCTAACCCTGAAATATTTGTAAAAGCATTAAAGCAACTTAATGTTTTTGCAAATGAGAGTGCCTATGTTGGTGACCATCCTGAAAACGATGTAATAGCTGCAGGTAAAGTTGGAATGAAAACAATCTGGAAAAGAGATATTCAATATGAGGGTAGCAAAGGGGATTTCATTATTGAGGATTTAAGGGAAATTCCATTCATTATCGAAAAACTGAAAGGTGAAATATATGTTCAGTAG
- a CDS encoding helix-turn-helix transcriptional regulator, protein MDIDKVIKKYVPMTETAFYILLSLTEPRHGYGIVKHVEDITNGRIALGSGTVYGTLTKMQKDGIITVFADEERKTVYEVTETGRKLITAEINRLKELYQNALKYEGDFL, encoded by the coding sequence TTGGATATTGATAAAGTCATAAAAAAGTATGTACCGATGACAGAAACGGCGTTCTACATTCTTCTATCTCTGACGGAACCGCGTCATGGTTACGGTATTGTTAAACATGTAGAGGACATTACAAACGGAAGAATTGCTTTAGGATCTGGAACCGTTTACGGAACGTTAACGAAAATGCAAAAAGATGGAATCATAACGGTATTCGCTGATGAGGAAAGAAAAACGGTATATGAGGTAACGGAAACAGGAAGAAAATTAATTACAGCCGAGATTAACAGACTTAAGGAACTGTACCAGAATGCATTGAAATATGAGGGGGATTTTTTGTGA